One Zeugodacus cucurbitae isolate PBARC_wt_2022May chromosome 3, idZeuCucr1.2, whole genome shotgun sequence genomic region harbors:
- the LOC105218897 gene encoding uncharacterized protein LOC105218897, with protein sequence MKVLFVMALLIAAASALPQFGFGGPGFGGGYGRPGYGGGFGGPGFGGGYGRPGYGGGFGGPGFGRAPGYGGGFGGPGFGRGPGYGGGFGGPGFGRGPGYGGGGFGGPGGHGGHGGRGGGSASSSASASASSSAGGGQGGSSSSSASASASSSGGFSG encoded by the coding sequence ATGAAAGTTCTATTTGTTATGGCGTTGCTGATTGCAGCTGCTTCAGCACTGCCGCAATTCGGTTTTGGTGGTCCTGGGTTTGGCGGTGGATATGGTCGTCCTGGTTATGGTGGTGGCTTTGGTGGTCCAGGTTTTGGTGGTGGATATGGCCGTCCGGGTTATGGTGGCGGCTTCGGTGGTCCTGGTTTTGGCCGAGCTCCTGGCTATGGTGGCGGCTTTGGTGGTCCTGGTTTTGGTCGAGGTCCTGGCTATGGTGGCGGCTTTGGTGGTCCAGGCTTTGGCCGCGGTCCTGGTTATGGTGGTGGTGGTTTCGGAGGTCCCGGTGGTCATGGTGGTCACGGTGGTCGCGGTGGCGGCTCTGCTTCATCGTCTGCATCCGCCAGTGCTAGTTCATCTGCAGGCGGCGGACAAGGAGGTTCTTCGTCTTCATCTGCATCAGCTTCGGCTTCATCATCCGGTGGATTCTCCGGTTAA